The Streptomyces nitrosporeus genome includes a window with the following:
- a CDS encoding pyridoxamine 5'-phosphate oxidase family protein: MTRSWEDFRTDQPAFADTVRERFERYRHHVLATLREDGSPRVTGLEATFGRGELWLGMMPGSRKALDLRRDPRFALQANPGPDDSMSGGDVRISGRAVEVTDPDVLARFVQDVSPPEPFLLFRAEPQEVLRTRTDGDDLVLQVWRPGHRLRTLRRGGDERPPREM, from the coding sequence ATGACACGTTCCTGGGAAGACTTCCGAACCGACCAGCCGGCCTTCGCCGACACGGTGCGCGAGAGGTTCGAGCGGTACCGGCACCACGTGCTGGCCACCCTGCGCGAGGACGGCTCGCCCCGGGTCACCGGGCTGGAGGCGACCTTCGGCCGGGGCGAACTGTGGCTCGGCATGATGCCGGGCTCCCGCAAGGCACTCGACCTGCGGCGGGACCCGCGCTTCGCCCTCCAGGCCAACCCCGGCCCCGACGACTCGATGTCCGGCGGAGACGTGAGGATCTCCGGGCGGGCCGTCGAGGTGACGGACCCGGACGTCCTGGCACGCTTCGTCCAGGACGTGTCACCCCCCGAGCCGTTCCTCCTCTTCCGCGCCGAACCGCAGGAGGTCCTCCGCACCAGGACCGACGGCGACGATCTCGTCCTCCAGGTGTGGCGCCCCGGCCACCGGCTGCGCACCCTGCGCAGGGGCGGGGACGAGCGCCCGCCCCGGGAGATGTGA
- a CDS encoding cold-shock protein codes for MATGTVKWFNSEKGFGFIEQDGGGADVFAHYSNIATSGFRELQEGQKVSFDVTQGQKGPQAENIVPA; via the coding sequence ATGGCTACTGGAACCGTGAAGTGGTTCAACTCGGAAAAGGGCTTCGGCTTCATCGAGCAGGACGGCGGCGGCGCCGACGTCTTCGCCCACTACTCCAACATCGCCACCTCGGGCTTCCGTGAGCTCCAGGAGGGCCAGAAGGTCTCCTTCGACGTCACGCAGGGCCAGAAGGGCCCGCAGGCGGAGAACATCGTCCCGGCCTGA
- a CDS encoding VIT1/CCC1 transporter family protein, whose translation MSIIETDAVLHEAHRDNHTHRDVNGGWLRPAVFGAMDGLVSNLALMTGVAGGAVSQQTIVITGLAGLAAGAFSMAAGEYTSVASQRELVEAELDVERRELRKHPKDEMRELAALYESRGVEPALAGEVARQLSRDPEQALEIHAREELGIDPGDLPSPLVAALSSFGAFALGALLPVLPYLLGATALWPAVLLALAGLFGCGAVVARVTARTWWYSGLRQLLLGGSAAAITYGLGTLFGVAVG comes from the coding sequence GTGTCCATCATCGAGACCGATGCCGTCCTGCACGAGGCCCACCGGGACAACCACACCCACCGGGACGTGAACGGCGGCTGGCTGCGGCCCGCGGTCTTCGGGGCCATGGACGGGCTCGTCTCCAACCTGGCGCTGATGACGGGCGTCGCCGGGGGAGCGGTCTCCCAGCAGACGATCGTCATCACCGGCCTCGCCGGCCTGGCCGCCGGAGCCTTCTCCATGGCGGCCGGTGAGTACACCTCCGTCGCCTCGCAGCGGGAACTCGTCGAGGCCGAACTCGACGTCGAGCGCCGTGAGCTGCGCAAGCACCCCAAGGACGAGATGCGCGAACTCGCCGCCCTGTACGAGTCCCGCGGGGTCGAGCCCGCGCTGGCCGGGGAAGTGGCGCGGCAGCTCTCCAGGGACCCCGAGCAGGCGCTGGAGATCCACGCCCGCGAGGAACTCGGCATAGACCCGGGGGACCTGCCCTCGCCGCTCGTCGCCGCCCTGTCGTCCTTCGGGGCCTTCGCGCTCGGCGCCCTGCTGCCCGTCCTGCCCTACCTGCTCGGCGCCACCGCGCTGTGGCCCGCCGTGCTGCTGGCCCTGGCCGGCCTCTTCGGCTGCGGCGCGGTGGTGGCCCGGGTGACGGCGCGCACCTGGTGGTACAGCGGACTGCGCCAGCTGCTGCTCGGCGGGTCGGCCGCGGCGATCACCTACGGTCTGGGCACACTGTTCGGCGTCGCGGTCGGCTGA
- a CDS encoding rhomboid family intramembrane serine protease, translated as MEAEAAATRCYRHPSYETYVRCTRCDRYICPDCMREAAVGHHCVECVKEGQRSVRQARSLFGGAVPRAAAPVVTYTLMLLNVLAYVVEIVRPDVVDRFGVLGAALVDRVNGDYYAYESGVFPGFELTGVADGEWYRLLTGAFLHLPPGASFGVMHLVFNMFALWNLGRVVEGQLGRARYLALYLFAAVGGSVLVYLVSPLDTAVGASGAIFGLAASFYVINRRLGRDMGPVNRFLAGFLLWMVISAAFTSWEGHLGGLLAGGLVTYGLAYAPAKLRTSAAQLAGGAVLVVLLAVVVLVRTAALTGSA; from the coding sequence ATGGAGGCCGAGGCCGCCGCCACCCGGTGTTACCGCCACCCGTCGTACGAGACGTATGTGCGCTGCACGCGCTGCGACCGGTACATCTGCCCGGACTGCATGCGGGAGGCCGCGGTCGGCCATCACTGCGTGGAGTGCGTGAAGGAGGGGCAGCGTTCGGTCCGTCAGGCGCGTTCGCTGTTCGGCGGCGCCGTGCCGCGGGCGGCCGCTCCGGTCGTGACGTACACGCTGATGCTGCTGAACGTCCTGGCGTACGTCGTCGAGATCGTCCGGCCGGACGTGGTGGACCGGTTCGGGGTGCTCGGGGCGGCGCTGGTCGACCGGGTGAACGGGGACTACTACGCCTACGAGAGCGGGGTCTTCCCGGGGTTCGAGCTGACGGGTGTGGCCGACGGCGAGTGGTACCGGCTGCTGACCGGCGCGTTCCTGCACCTGCCGCCCGGCGCCTCGTTCGGGGTGATGCACCTGGTGTTCAACATGTTCGCGCTGTGGAACCTGGGCCGGGTCGTGGAAGGGCAGCTGGGCCGGGCCCGGTACCTGGCGCTGTACCTGTTCGCCGCGGTGGGCGGCTCGGTGCTGGTGTACCTGGTCTCGCCGCTGGACACGGCGGTCGGGGCGTCGGGGGCGATCTTCGGCCTCGCGGCGTCGTTCTACGTGATCAACCGGCGGCTGGGCCGGGACATGGGGCCGGTCAACCGCTTCCTGGCGGGCTTCCTGCTGTGGATGGTGATCTCCGCGGCGTTCACCTCGTGGGAGGGCCACCTGGGCGGGCTGCTGGCCGGCGGGCTGGTGACGTACGGGCTGGCCTACGCGCCGGCGAAGCTGCGCACCTCGGCGGCGCAGCTGGCGGGCGGCGCGGTCCTGGTGGTGCTGCTGGCCGTGGTGGTGCTGGTGCGGACGGCCGCGCTGACCGGGTCCGCCTGA
- a CDS encoding glutamate synthase subunit beta — protein sequence MADPKGFLTTGREVARTRPVQERVKDWNEVYVPGSLLPIISKQAGRCMDCGIPFCHQGCPLGNLIPEWNDYAYREDWTAASERLHATNNFPEFTGRLCPAPCESACVLGINQPAVTIKNVEVSIIDKAWDNGDVTPQPPERLSGKTVAVIGSGPAGLAAAQQLTRAGHTVAVYERADRIGGLLRYGIPEFKMEKSHINRRIEQMRAEGTKFRTEIEIGRDIDAAKLRRRYDAVVIAAGATVSRDLPVPGRELNGVHFAMEYLPLANKVQEGDLTVSPITAEGKHVVVIGGGDTGADCVGTAHRQGAASVTQLEIMPQPGAERNAGQPWPTFPMLYKVTSAHEEGGERVYSVSTTRFEGDEDGNVQALHLVEVEFKDGKLEQKPGTERRIPAQLVTLAMGFTGTDQANGLVQQFGLELDERGNIARDKDYATNVEGVYVAGDAGRGQSLIVWAIAEGRSAARGVDRFLTGNSALPAPIRPTDRSLTV from the coding sequence ATGGCTGACCCCAAGGGCTTTTTGACCACGGGCCGCGAGGTCGCGCGGACCCGCCCCGTCCAGGAGCGCGTCAAGGACTGGAACGAGGTCTACGTTCCCGGCTCGCTGCTCCCGATCATCAGCAAGCAGGCGGGCCGCTGCATGGACTGCGGCATCCCGTTCTGCCACCAGGGCTGCCCGCTCGGCAACCTCATCCCCGAGTGGAACGACTACGCCTACCGCGAGGACTGGACCGCCGCGTCCGAGCGGCTGCACGCCACGAACAACTTCCCGGAGTTCACCGGGCGGCTGTGCCCGGCCCCCTGCGAGTCGGCGTGCGTGCTCGGCATCAACCAGCCGGCCGTCACCATCAAGAACGTCGAAGTCTCCATCATCGACAAGGCCTGGGACAACGGCGACGTCACCCCCCAGCCCCCCGAGCGCCTCTCCGGCAAGACCGTCGCCGTCATCGGCTCCGGCCCCGCCGGACTGGCCGCCGCCCAGCAGCTCACCCGGGCCGGCCACACGGTCGCCGTCTACGAGCGCGCCGACCGCATCGGCGGCCTCCTCCGCTACGGCATCCCCGAGTTCAAGATGGAGAAGTCGCACATCAACCGCCGCATCGAGCAGATGCGCGCGGAAGGCACCAAGTTCCGCACCGAGATCGAGATCGGCCGCGACATCGACGCCGCGAAGCTGCGCCGCCGTTACGACGCCGTCGTCATCGCCGCCGGCGCCACCGTCTCCCGCGACCTGCCGGTCCCCGGACGCGAACTGAACGGCGTGCACTTCGCGATGGAGTACCTCCCGCTCGCCAACAAGGTGCAGGAGGGCGACCTCACGGTCTCCCCGATCACCGCCGAGGGCAAGCACGTCGTCGTCATCGGCGGCGGCGACACCGGCGCCGACTGCGTCGGCACCGCACACCGGCAGGGCGCGGCCTCCGTCACCCAGCTGGAGATCATGCCGCAGCCGGGCGCCGAGCGGAACGCCGGCCAGCCCTGGCCGACCTTCCCCATGCTCTACAAGGTCACCTCCGCGCACGAGGAGGGCGGCGAGCGGGTCTACTCCGTCTCCACCACCCGCTTCGAGGGCGACGAGGACGGCAACGTCCAGGCCCTGCACCTGGTGGAGGTGGAGTTCAAGGACGGCAAGCTGGAGCAGAAGCCCGGCACCGAGCGCCGCATCCCCGCCCAGCTCGTCACCCTCGCCATGGGCTTCACCGGCACCGACCAGGCCAACGGCCTCGTCCAGCAGTTCGGCCTGGAACTCGACGAGCGCGGCAACATCGCCCGTGACAAGGACTACGCGACCAACGTCGAGGGCGTCTACGTCGCCGGCGACGCCGGCCGCGGCCAGTCCCTCATCGTCTGGGCCATCGCCGAGGGCCGCTCCGCGGCACGCGGCGTGGACCGCTTCCTGACCGGCAACAGCGCCCTGCCCGCCCCGATCCGCCCGACGGACCGCTCCCTGACGGTCTGA
- the gltB gene encoding glutamate synthase large subunit, whose protein sequence is MRSDAWSPMDGRPAQQGMYDPRNEHDACGVGFVATLTGVASHELVEQALTVLRNLEHRGATGSEPDSGDGAGILLQVPDAFLREETAFTLPEAGSYAVGIAFLPADDSAQAVRRIEKIAGEEGLDVLGWRQVPTAPDILGNGARATMPEFRQLVVADGESTGIALDRKAFTLRKRAEREAGVYFPSLSARTIVYKGMLTTGQLEPFFPDLSDRRFATAVALVHSRFSTNTFPSWPLAHPYRFVAHNGEINTVKGNRNWMKARESQLASGLFGDAPLDRIFPVCTPDASDSASFDEVLELLHLGGRSLPHSVLMMVPEAWENHTSMDPARRAFYQYHSTMMEPWDGPACVTFTDGTQVGAVLDRNGLRPGRYWVTDDGLVVLSSEVGVLDIDPAKVVRKGRLQPGRMFLVDTAEHRIIEDDEIKASLAAEHPYGEWLETGEIQLQDLPEREHIVHTHASVTRRQQTFGYTEEELRVILAPMARTAGEPLGSMGTDSPIAALSERPRLLFDYFTQLFAQVTNPPLDAIREELVTSLRSPLGPAGNLLEPTAASCRNVTLPFPVIDNDELAKLIHINADGDMPGMKAATLAGLYRVGGGGEALAARLEQICAEADAAIEDGARLIVLSDRHSDAEHAPIPSLLLTSAVHHHLIRTKQRTQVGLLVEAGDVREVHHVALLIGYGAAAVNPYLAMESVEDLVRAGTFIEGVETEQAIRNLIYALGKGVLKVMSKMGISTVASYRGAQVFEAVGLDGAFVDRYFNGTATKIGGAGLDVVAQEVAARHAKAYPVSGIAASHRALEIGGEYQWRREGEPHLFDPETVFRLQHATRNRRYDIFKKYTDRVNEQSERLMTLRGLFGFKEGRAPVPLDEVEPVSEIVKRFSTGAMSYGSISKEAHETLAIAMNQLGAKSNTGEGGEDPDRLYDPARRSSIKQVASGRFGVTSEYLVNADDIQIKMAQGAKPGEGGQLPGHKVYPWVARTRHSTPGVGLISPPPHHDIYSIEDLAQLIHDLKNANPAARIHVKLVSEVGVGTVAAGVSKAHADVVLISGHDGGTGASPLTSLKHAGGPWELGLAETQQTLLLNGLRDRIVVQTDGQLKTGRDVVIAALLGAEEFGFATAPLVVSGCVMMRVCHLDTCPVGIATQNPVLRDRFSGKAEYIVNFFEFIAEEVRELLAELGFRTIEEAVGHAELLDTEQAVTHWKAQGLDLAPLFHVPALPEGAVRHRIAEQDHGLAKALDNELIKLAADALNAGSAEAAQPVRAQIAVRNINRTVGTMLGHEVTRKFGGAGLPDDTIDITFTGSAGQSFGAFVPRGVTLRLEGDANDYVGKGLSGGRVIVRPDRGADHLAEYSTIAGNTIGYGATGGELFLRGRTGERFCVRNSGATVVSEGVGDHGCEYMTGGHAVVLGETGRNFAAGMSGGIAYVIDLDLDNVNTGNLGAVETLDDTDKQWLHDVVRRHQEETGSTVAEKLLAGWDTAVTRFSKIIPSTYKAVLAAKDAAELAGLSEQETTEKMMEAATNG, encoded by the coding sequence ATGCGTTCCGACGCCTGGTCGCCCATGGACGGTCGCCCCGCCCAGCAGGGGATGTACGACCCCCGTAACGAACACGACGCCTGCGGTGTCGGGTTCGTGGCCACTCTGACCGGTGTGGCCAGCCATGAGCTGGTCGAGCAGGCGCTGACCGTGCTGCGCAACCTCGAACACCGCGGCGCCACAGGATCCGAGCCCGACTCGGGCGACGGCGCCGGAATCCTGCTCCAGGTCCCGGACGCCTTCCTCCGCGAAGAGACCGCCTTCACGCTCCCCGAAGCCGGCTCCTACGCCGTAGGCATCGCCTTCCTGCCCGCGGACGACTCCGCCCAGGCCGTCCGGCGGATCGAGAAGATCGCCGGCGAGGAGGGCCTCGACGTCCTCGGCTGGCGCCAGGTCCCCACCGCCCCCGACATCCTCGGCAACGGCGCCCGCGCCACCATGCCCGAGTTCCGCCAGCTGGTCGTCGCCGACGGCGAGAGCACCGGCATCGCGCTGGACCGCAAGGCGTTCACGCTGCGCAAGCGCGCCGAGCGCGAGGCCGGGGTGTACTTCCCCTCGCTCTCCGCACGCACGATCGTCTACAAGGGCATGCTCACCACCGGGCAGCTGGAACCGTTCTTCCCGGACCTCTCCGACCGCCGCTTCGCCACCGCCGTCGCCCTGGTGCACTCCCGCTTCTCCACCAACACCTTCCCGAGCTGGCCGCTCGCCCACCCGTACCGCTTCGTCGCGCACAACGGCGAGATCAACACGGTCAAGGGCAACCGCAACTGGATGAAGGCCCGCGAGTCCCAGCTCGCCTCCGGCCTCTTCGGCGACGCCCCGCTCGACCGGATCTTCCCCGTCTGCACCCCGGACGCCTCCGACTCCGCCTCCTTCGACGAGGTCCTGGAGCTCCTCCACCTCGGCGGCCGCTCGCTGCCCCACTCGGTGCTGATGATGGTCCCCGAGGCGTGGGAGAACCACACCTCCATGGACCCGGCCCGGCGCGCGTTCTACCAGTACCACTCCACGATGATGGAGCCCTGGGACGGCCCGGCCTGCGTCACCTTCACCGACGGCACCCAGGTCGGCGCGGTCCTCGACCGCAACGGGCTGCGCCCTGGCCGCTACTGGGTCACCGACGACGGCCTCGTCGTGCTCTCCTCCGAGGTCGGCGTCCTGGACATCGACCCCGCCAAGGTCGTCCGCAAGGGCCGCCTCCAGCCCGGCCGGATGTTCCTCGTCGACACCGCCGAGCACCGCATCATCGAGGACGACGAGATCAAGGCGTCCCTCGCCGCCGAGCACCCCTACGGCGAATGGCTGGAAACCGGCGAGATCCAGCTCCAGGACCTCCCCGAGCGCGAGCACATCGTCCACACCCACGCCTCGGTCACCCGCCGCCAGCAGACCTTCGGCTACACCGAGGAAGAACTCCGCGTCATCCTCGCCCCGATGGCCCGCACCGCCGGCGAACCGCTCGGCTCCATGGGCACCGACTCGCCCATCGCCGCGCTCTCCGAGCGCCCCCGGCTGCTCTTCGACTACTTCACCCAGCTCTTCGCCCAGGTCACCAACCCCCCGCTGGACGCCATCCGCGAGGAACTCGTCACCTCGCTGCGCTCCCCGCTGGGCCCCGCCGGCAACCTGCTGGAGCCCACCGCCGCCTCCTGCCGCAACGTCACCCTGCCGTTCCCCGTGATCGACAACGACGAGCTGGCCAAGCTGATACACATCAACGCCGACGGCGACATGCCGGGCATGAAGGCCGCCACCCTGGCCGGCCTCTACCGCGTCGGCGGCGGCGGCGAAGCCCTGGCCGCCCGCCTCGAACAGATCTGCGCCGAGGCCGACGCCGCCATCGAGGACGGCGCACGCCTCATCGTCCTGTCCGACCGGCACTCCGACGCCGAGCACGCGCCGATCCCCTCGCTCCTGCTCACCTCCGCCGTCCACCACCACCTCATCCGCACCAAGCAGCGCACCCAGGTGGGCCTGCTGGTCGAGGCCGGAGACGTCCGCGAGGTCCACCACGTCGCCCTGCTGATCGGCTACGGCGCCGCCGCCGTCAACCCGTACCTGGCGATGGAGTCCGTCGAGGACCTCGTCCGCGCCGGCACCTTCATCGAAGGCGTCGAGACCGAGCAGGCCATCCGCAACCTCATCTACGCCCTCGGCAAGGGCGTCCTGAAGGTCATGTCCAAGATGGGCATCTCGACCGTCGCCTCCTACCGCGGCGCCCAGGTCTTCGAGGCCGTCGGCCTCGACGGCGCCTTCGTCGACCGGTACTTCAACGGCACCGCCACCAAGATCGGCGGCGCCGGACTCGACGTCGTCGCCCAGGAGGTCGCCGCCCGGCACGCCAAGGCGTACCCCGTCTCCGGCATCGCCGCCTCGCACCGCGCACTGGAGATCGGCGGCGAGTACCAGTGGCGCCGCGAGGGCGAACCGCACCTGTTCGACCCGGAGACGGTCTTCCGCCTCCAGCACGCCACCCGCAACCGCCGGTACGACATCTTCAAGAAGTACACGGACCGGGTCAACGAGCAGTCCGAGCGCCTCATGACGCTCCGCGGCCTGTTCGGCTTCAAGGAGGGCCGCGCCCCGGTCCCCCTCGACGAGGTCGAGCCCGTCTCCGAGATCGTCAAGCGCTTCTCCACCGGCGCCATGTCGTACGGCTCCATCTCCAAGGAGGCGCACGAGACCCTCGCCATCGCCATGAACCAGCTGGGCGCCAAGTCCAACACCGGTGAGGGCGGCGAGGACCCGGACCGCCTGTACGACCCGGCGCGGCGCTCCTCCATCAAGCAGGTCGCCTCCGGCCGCTTCGGTGTGACCAGCGAATACCTGGTCAACGCGGACGACATCCAGATCAAGATGGCCCAGGGCGCCAAGCCCGGCGAGGGCGGCCAGCTGCCCGGCCACAAGGTCTACCCGTGGGTCGCCAGGACCCGGCACTCCACCCCGGGTGTCGGCCTGATCTCGCCCCCGCCGCACCACGACATCTACTCCATCGAGGACCTGGCCCAGCTGATCCACGACCTCAAGAACGCCAACCCGGCCGCCCGCATCCACGTGAAGCTGGTATCCGAGGTCGGCGTCGGCACGGTCGCCGCGGGCGTCTCCAAGGCCCACGCGGACGTCGTCCTGATCTCCGGCCACGACGGCGGCACCGGGGCCTCCCCGCTCACCTCGCTCAAGCACGCGGGCGGCCCCTGGGAACTCGGCCTCGCCGAGACCCAGCAGACCCTGCTGCTCAACGGCCTGCGCGACCGCATCGTCGTCCAGACCGACGGCCAGCTCAAGACCGGCCGCGACGTCGTCATCGCCGCCCTCCTGGGCGCCGAGGAGTTCGGCTTCGCGACCGCTCCGCTCGTCGTCTCCGGCTGCGTCATGATGCGCGTCTGCCACCTGGACACCTGCCCCGTCGGCATCGCCACCCAGAACCCCGTCCTGAGGGACCGGTTCTCCGGCAAGGCCGAGTACATCGTCAACTTCTTCGAGTTCATCGCCGAAGAGGTCCGCGAACTCCTCGCCGAACTCGGCTTCCGCACGATCGAGGAGGCCGTCGGCCACGCCGAACTCCTCGACACCGAGCAGGCCGTCACCCACTGGAAGGCCCAGGGCCTCGACCTGGCCCCCCTCTTCCACGTGCCCGCCCTGCCCGAGGGCGCCGTACGCCACCGGATCGCCGAGCAGGACCACGGCCTGGCCAAGGCCCTCGACAACGAGCTCATCAAGCTCGCCGCCGACGCCCTGAACGCCGGCAGCGCCGAGGCCGCCCAGCCCGTCCGCGCCCAGATCGCGGTCCGCAACATCAACCGCACCGTCGGCACGATGCTCGGCCACGAGGTCACCAGGAAGTTCGGCGGCGCGGGCCTGCCCGACGACACCATCGACATCACCTTCACCGGCTCCGCCGGCCAGTCCTTCGGCGCCTTCGTCCCCCGCGGTGTGACCCTGCGCCTGGAGGGCGACGCCAACGACTACGTCGGCAAGGGCCTCTCCGGCGGACGCGTCATCGTCCGCCCCGACCGCGGCGCCGACCACCTCGCCGAGTACTCCACCATCGCCGGCAACACCATCGGCTACGGTGCGACCGGCGGCGAACTGTTCCTGCGCGGCCGCACCGGCGAACGCTTCTGCGTCCGCAACTCCGGCGCCACCGTCGTCTCCGAGGGCGTGGGCGACCACGGCTGCGAGTACATGACCGGCGGCCACGCCGTCGTCCTCGGCGAGACCGGACGCAACTTCGCCGCCGGCATGTCGGGCGGTATCGCCTACGTGATCGACCTGGACCTCGACAACGTCAACACCGGCAACCTCGGCGCCGTCGAAACCCTCGACGACACCGACAAGCAGTGGCTGCACGACGTCGTGCGCCGCCACCAGGAGGAGACCGGCTCCACGGTCGCCGAGAAGCTGCTGGCCGGCTGGGACACCGCGGTGACCCGGTTCAGCAAGATCATCCCGTCCACGTACAAGGCAGTGCTCGCCGCCAAGGACGCCGCTGAGCTCGCCGGTCTCTCCGAGCAGGAGACCACCGAGAAGATGATGGAGGCGGCGACCAATGGCTGA
- a CDS encoding DEAD/DEAH box helicase — protein MTRFERQNRTDGSRPAKGRGTGRAQTGTRGGSRGGPSRRKSVPAQGGDFALPETVTPALPAVEAFADLDMPAALLKTLAAQGMTEPFPIQGATLPNSLAGRDILGRGRTGSGKTLAFGLALLARTAGRRAQPHAPLALVLVPTRELAQQVTDALTPYATSVNLRVATVVGGMSIGRQAGTLRRGAEVLVATPGRLKDLIERGDCRLDEVSVTVLDEADQMTDMGFMPQVVGLLQQVEADGQRMLFSATLDKNIDRLVRMFLTDPVVHSVDPSAGAVVTMEHHVLHVADETDKKAVAARIAARDGRVIMFVDTKRAADRFAKRLLASGVRAAALHGGRSQPQRNRTLDQFKNGQVTALVATNVAARGIHIDDLDLVVNVDPPTDHKDYLHRGGRTARAGESGSVVTLVLPAEKRDMTRLMADAGITPRTTRITSSDEELARITGAREPSGVAVVIEVPQPTPPAARTRTGATGTGAARSGSRGRGRRRSTGGGTGTSAAAGTPQGGGTGRGTTRTGAQGTARTGTGTAGTRGGARGGAGGSARRAASGGTGGAPGRNRRAA, from the coding sequence ATGACCCGTTTCGAACGCCAGAACCGAACCGACGGCAGCCGCCCCGCGAAGGGCCGCGGCACCGGCCGGGCACAGACCGGCACCCGGGGAGGCAGCCGCGGCGGCCCGTCCCGCCGCAAGTCCGTGCCCGCCCAGGGCGGCGACTTCGCCCTGCCGGAGACCGTGACCCCCGCCCTGCCCGCCGTCGAGGCATTCGCCGACCTGGACATGCCCGCCGCGCTGCTGAAGACCCTCGCGGCCCAGGGCATGACCGAGCCGTTCCCCATCCAGGGCGCCACCCTGCCGAACTCGCTGGCCGGCCGTGACATCCTCGGCCGCGGACGCACCGGCTCCGGCAAGACCCTCGCCTTCGGCCTGGCCCTGCTCGCCCGCACCGCCGGCCGCCGCGCCCAGCCGCACGCCCCGCTGGCCCTCGTCCTCGTCCCCACCCGGGAACTCGCCCAGCAGGTCACCGACGCGCTGACGCCGTACGCCACCTCCGTCAACCTGCGTGTCGCCACCGTCGTCGGCGGCATGTCGATCGGCCGGCAGGCCGGGACGCTGCGCCGCGGCGCGGAGGTCCTCGTCGCCACGCCCGGCCGGCTGAAGGACCTCATCGAGCGCGGCGACTGCCGGCTGGACGAGGTCTCCGTCACGGTCCTGGACGAGGCCGACCAGATGACCGACATGGGCTTCATGCCGCAGGTCGTCGGACTGCTCCAGCAGGTCGAGGCCGACGGGCAGCGGATGCTGTTCTCCGCGACCCTCGACAAGAACATCGACCGGCTGGTCCGGATGTTCCTCACCGACCCGGTGGTGCACTCGGTCGACCCGTCGGCCGGCGCGGTCGTCACCATGGAGCACCACGTGCTGCACGTGGCGGACGAGACGGACAAGAAGGCCGTCGCCGCCCGGATCGCCGCCCGCGACGGACGCGTGATCATGTTCGTCGACACCAAGCGCGCCGCCGACCGCTTCGCCAAGCGGCTGCTGGCCAGCGGTGTCCGCGCCGCCGCCCTGCACGGCGGCCGGTCCCAGCCGCAGCGCAACCGCACCCTGGACCAGTTCAAGAACGGCCAGGTCACCGCACTGGTCGCCACCAACGTCGCGGCCCGCGGCATCCACATCGACGACCTCGACCTGGTCGTCAACGTGGACCCGCCGACCGACCACAAGGACTACCTGCACCGCGGCGGGCGTACCGCGCGCGCCGGTGAGTCCGGAAGCGTCGTCACCCTGGTGCTGCCCGCGGAGAAGCGGGACATGACCCGGCTGATGGCCGACGCGGGCATCACACCGCGCACCACCCGGATCACCTCCTCCGACGAGGAGCTCGCCCGGATCACCGGTGCCCGCGAGCCGTCGGGCGTCGCCGTCGTCATCGAGGTGCCGCAGCCCACCCCGCCGGCCGCCCGCACCCGCACCGGCGCCACCGGCACCGGCGCCGCCCGCTCGGGCAGCCGAGGACGCGGCCGCCGCCGCTCCACGGGAGGCGGCACGGGCACGAGCGCCGCCGCCGGCACCCCGCAGGGCGGCGGCACCGGCCGCGGCACCACCCGCACCGGCGCCCAGGGCACGGCACGCACCGGCACGGGCACCGCCGGCACCCGGGGCGGCGCGCGTGGCGGCGCGGGCGGATCGGCCCGCCGGGCCGCGTCCGGCGGCACCGGGGGAGCCCCGGGCCGGAACCGCCGGGCCGCCTGA